In Antarcticibacterium arcticum, the genomic stretch CAGATCTATGACCGTTATGGCAAACTTTTAAAACAACTGGATCCCGATAGCAGTGGTTGGGATGGCACTTTCAATGATCATTTGATGCCGGCAAATGATTACTGGTTTTTGGTGAATCTGGCCAATGGAAGAGAGTTTAAAGGCCATTTTTCCCTGATAAGATAAGCCGTTTTGATTAGGCAGGATTATTGCGAGGTTTCGGGAAGCTAAGAAAAAGATTTTCATGAAATTTACTATAAAATCAGAATACAAACCTACCGGAGACCAGCCTCAGGCAATTAAGCAACTGGTAGGTGGGATCAAAAAAAATGACCAATACCAGACGCTGCTTGGAGTTACAGGTTCAGGTAAAACCTTTACGGTAGCCAATGTTATAGAAGAAGTTCAAAAGCCTACCCTGGTACTTGCACATAACAAAACCCTGGCTGCGCAGCTTTATGCTGAATTCAAACAATTCTTTCCTGACAATGCGGTGGAGTATTTTGTGAGTTATTACGATTACTACCAGCCGGAAGCTTTTATACCTTCCTCGGGAACCTATATTGAGAAAGATCTTTCCATAAATGAAGAAATTGAAAAACTGCGGTTGAGCACTACTTCTTCTTTATTAAGCGGAAGAAGAGATGTGATCGTAGTAGCTTCAGTTTCATGTTTATATGGTATTGGGAATCCAGTGGAGTTTAAAAAGAATGTGGTTTCCATACAGAAGGATATGCGAATCTCCAGAACTCAATTATTGCATAAACTGGTGCAAAGCCTTTACTCCAGGACCGAAGCAGATTTTAACCGCGGAAATTTCAGAATAAAAGGAGACACACTGGATGTATTTCCGAGTTATGCAGATAATGCTTTCAGAATTCATTTTTTTGGAGATGATATAGAGGAAATTGAGGCTTTTGATCCCATTTCCAATGCGGTTGTGGAAAAATACGACCGGTTGAATATTTATCCGGCCAATATGTTTGTTACCTCCCCTGATGTTTTACAGGGAGCCATTCGCGAAATTCAGGATGACCTGGTGAAGCAGGTTGATTATTTCCAGGATATAGGAAAACACCTGGAAGCAAAGCGACTGGATGAGCGTACCAATTTTGACCTGGAAATGATAAGGGAACTGGGATATTGCTCAGGAATAGAAAACTATTCCCGTTACCTTGACGGCCGTTTGCCGGGAACAAGACCCTTTTGCTTACTGGATTATTTTCCTGATGATTATTTAATGGTTGTTGATGAAAGTCACGTAACCATACCCCAGGTTCACGCAATGTATGGAGGTGACCGCTCCAGGAAAGAGACTTTGGTAGATTACGGGTTCCGTCTTCCTGCGGCAATGGACAACCGCCCTTTAAAATTTGAGGAATTTGAAGCTCTTCAAAATCAGGTGATCTATGTAAGTGCCACCCCCGCCGACTACGAATTGCAAAAAACCGAAGGGGTGTATGTAGAACAGGTTATAAGACCTACAGGATTACTAGACCCTATTATTGAAATAAGGCCCAGCCTGAACCAGATTGATGATCTTATTGAAGAAATTCACGTACGGGCAGATAAAGATCAAAGAGTCTTGGTAACTACCCTTACCAAACGTATGGCAGAGGAACTGGATAAATATTTAAAACGTATCAATATACGCTGTCGTTATATACATTCAGATGTTGATACCCTGGAACGGGTTGAAATTATGAATGACCTTAGGCGGGGAATCTTTGATGTGCTTATTGGAGTGAACCTGTTAAGAGAGGGACTTGATTTACCTGAAGTTTCCCTGGTAGCAATTTTGGATGCAGATAAGGAAGGTTTTCTTAGAAGTAACAGGTCGCTTACCCAGACGATTGGTAGGGCCGCAAGACACCTGGAAGGCCGTGCTATTATGTATGCAGATAAGATCACAGAATCCATGCAAAAGACCATGGACCAGACAGATTACCGCAGGACCAAACAGATAGACTATAATGCAAAGAATAATATCAAACCAACCGCACTGGTAAAAGCATTCAATGAAACTCTTATAAAACGTAAGGAGGAAGCCTATAAAATTGAAACGGCACCCACTTTAAAAGCTGCGGAAAAAGAGACAGCCTATTTCAGCAAAGACCAGCTTGAAAAACGGATAAGGGCTAAACGGAAAGAAATGGAAACGGCGGCAAAAGATCTGGATTTCATGACCGCGGCGCGTTTAAGGGATGAAATAAAAATGCTACAGGAAAAGACCAAAACTCTTGCGTGATCCAAATCTCAAAGAAATTATAAAAAAGGTTAATTTACACACAATCATCTAACTGTCAATAGTTTAATTCTATAAATTTAAGAATACCCAAACTATTTAACAGATCTACTGTGCAGGCTTTTATAAAAGAAGATGCACATGAGAACAAACGTTGTAATATATCTTTTCCTGCTGCCGGTGCTGGTATTTTCACAGGTGGGAATTGATACTTCAGATCCTCAGGCACAACTTGATGTTGTAGCCTCCAATACAGATAATCCTTCAATTTATGATGGTATCCTCATTCCCAGAATCACAAAGTTTCCAACCACCTCCCCCACCGTCCAACAAAATGGAATGTTGGTTTACCTAACTAAAACGGTAGCAGATCATGCCCCCGGCTTTTATTTTTGGAACAACGAGTCTAAAAAATGGGAAAATTTAGGTGGAAGCTCTTTAGGAGCCTTTTATAAACCCGGTACAACCAGTGTTCCCCAAACCATTCAGGAACCAATGTACAGGCAAGGGAATATTGGCATTGGCACCCAGGATATAACGGCTAAACTTCAAATAGCTTTAAATTCAACTGCGGACCTGGGAATAAAAAAAGGGCTCGAGGTAGACAATAACAATCCTGCTACAGATAATTTAACCACCTATGCCATTATAAGTGATAACCGCAGCGCAACTAATGGGACGAAGTACGGAATAAAAAATAATGTGGGAGGGCTTGGCACCGGAGTGCATTACGGAATATTTAATGAAGCCTACCAGAATACCGGGACCAATGATATTTACGGTATTTTCAATCGGGTTGGCAGGACTTTTGGTTCCTGGAGTAATAATTATGGAATTTATTCCCAGATTGGAACTACCCAGGGAAGCGGTAATATATATGGCATTTACAGTACTGCCCTGGGAGACCACAACGCCAATGTGTTCGCCGGATATTTTGCCGGTAGACTGGGAATAGGCTCAACCCCGGAAGTGGAGTATATTTTTCCCGCAGCCAAAGGTAAACCAGATCAAACCCTGGTGTTGGATAATACAAAGAATATGATTTGGAGATATCCTGGTACATTCAATTACTCGACCACAGGTGGAGCTACCGGGGATTATGTTATCACAGATGAAGTTTTTTCGCTTCGCATTAACGATCAGATAAGCGGGTTGGTTATACCCGCTGCAAATACCAATAAAGGCAGGATCATAACGCTCATAGCATGGAAAGGCACCAAGACCAAACCCTTTAAATTTGCAGGAACCGATGATCTTTATGATGTGGTGAATGATGTTTCAATAACTTCGATCACAGGAAGCCAAATATTGACTATCCAGAGCGCAGGTAACAGGTGGATATTGGTGGATATAAGAAAAGCGCCCTAAATTGGCGCTTTTCTTATCAACTAATTCAAAAACAATTAAGAAATCTCGATCATTCTTTTAGCCTGAACTTTGGCTTCTTCCTTTTTAGGCAGATTGATCAACAATACGCCGTTCTCATAGGAAGCAGAGATCATTTCATTATTAACAGTTTCAGGAAGGCTAAATGCACGTTTAAAGTTGCTGTAACTAAATTCCTTGCGGGTATACCTTCCGCTCTTATCGCTGGTTTCCATTTCTTTTTTCTCTTCAGAAGAAATAGTGAGAATATCGTTATCCAGCTCGATATTGAAATCGTCCCTGGTCTTACCCGGAGCAGCAACTTCAACCATAAAGTTGTCATCTGTTTCCTGAATATTTACAGCAGGAATACTTGTTCCAATACTGTTTACATTGGTGGTTCCACCTAACCAATCGGTTTTAAACATATCATCAAAAACCGATGGCAGCCAATTGGCCTCATTACGCTTAATTAAACTCATAACATTTTATTTTTTTAAAGTTTGAACATCAAAATTTTCAAGAGGATATTAGCAAATTAAATTCCATTTGAAATTTCACGCCATTATGTCTGTTTTTTAATCAGATTAAATGACATATTGGCGCTTTCGATTTAAGCAGGTATTATTAACAAGGGATTTCCTAACTTTAATCCCTGATAAGTTTTTAATGAAACAACTTTATAATAAACTGCTTCGCATCCTTCGCATCATAAAAAGCAAAATTGTTTTTTATCCCACTGTTTTCGCAGTAATAGGTATATTCTTTGCCTTTATAATAATGTACCTTGAAAATCTTGGGATATCCCGCTATCTACTTGATAATCTTCCCATTCTTGTAGTAGATAACGGCGATACTGCCCTAACCATACTAAGTGCTATAATTACCGGACTTATTTCTATGATGGTGTTTAGTTTCTCTATGGTAATGTTGCTTTTAAGTCAGGCATCGAGCAATTATTCTCCACGTCTTTTACCCGGATTAATATCAGATAAATCACATCAGATTATCCTGGGGATCTACCTGGGAACAATTTTATACTGTATTTTTATACTTTTTTCTATTCAACCTACCGGAGACAAGTACCAGATCCCGGGATTTTCAGTGCTTTTAGGAATTTTATTTACGGTGGTTTGTATCTATGCTTTTATTTATTTTATCCATAATATTTCTGAAAATATCCAGATAAGCAAAATATTGGACAAGATTTATGTTGTGGCTAAAACAAACCTTCAAAACCTTATAAAAGAGGAAAACACCAATAAGTTTCCTTTTCCCGATACCACCGACTGGAAGGAATATTACACGGAAAACAGCGGCTATTTACAAAACATCTCCATCCCCAACCTTATTGGTATATGTAAGGAAAACAATTTCAAAATCCATGTGTTACCCGTTAACGGGATTTTTGTTTTGAAGGGAATTCCACTTTTCAGGGCAAGTAAGGAGCTTGATAAGAAAACCATTCAAAAAATTCTGGAAAACTTCAATTTTTCCAGGGGAGAACTGGTGCAGGATAATTATGTTTTGGCATTTAAACAGATCACTGAAATTATTTTGAAAGCTATGTCCCCCGGGATAAACGATCCGGGAACTGCAATTAATGGAATTGACTATTTATCTGAATTGTTTTCTTTGAGGATGTATAAAAACGACCGGAACATCATCGTTCGGGACGATGAGGCATTTTTAAGAATAAATACGGTAGACTTTGATGAGTTGTTATATAATGTAATGGCAGCTATACGAACCTATTGTAAACACGATATTATCCTGATTCAAAAATTAATGTTGATGTTCCGGTATTTAAAAATGCAGCCGGTAGAAAACAAAAAATTGTATGATTGTATTGACCGGGAGGCCCAAACTCTAATAAATGATGCCCGGGAATCGCTTACAAATAAAAGGGATCTTGAAAAGGTCCAGGAACTTATCTCCAATTTTGAATCCAAAGGACATGGAAAGTAAATATGAACATACAACCGGAGGCACCTTTACCCCTCTTTTATTTCTTATATGTTTTCACATGGCCGGATTCAGCCAGTCTACGGCTTCCTCAAATGTTTCCATAATCAAAGTATATTCTTCTCAATTGGAAACAGAAAAAAATATATGGATCTATCTCCCGGCCTCCTACCAATCCTCCACTCAAAAGAATTATCCCGTACTCTACCTGCAGGATGCCCAGAATCTGTTTGATAAAAGTACTTCCTATGCCGGAGAATGGCGGGTGGATGAAACCCTGGACAGCCTGAACCTGGATATGATTGTAGTGGGAATAGAACATGGAAATGCAAAAAGGATAGACGAGCTTACCCCCTATGCCCACCCCGAGCATAAAGGAGGAAATGCGGATAATTATTTGAATTTTATTACCAAAACCCTGAAACCCTATATAGATAGCCAATACAGAACCAAGCCTGCCGCTGCCTCAACATTTATTGGTGGTAGCTCCCTGGGCGGGTTGTTCGCTTTCTACAGCATTTTAAAACATCCTGAGATATTCTCCAAAGCCATGGTTTTCTCACCCAGTTTTTGGTTTTCAGAAGAAATTTTTACGCTCGCCCGGAATATTAATATGGAAGAGTTAAGTTCAACAAAGATATTTTTCAGGGCAGGACATAAAGAAAGCGAGACCATGGTCCCGCTTATGATGCAAATGCGTCAGATTTTAATTGATAACGGCATTTCTATGTGCGATGTAAATTCCAAAGCCGTGTTTGAAGGAACTCACAGTGAAAAGTTCTGGGCCTCCCAATTTCCTGAGGCAGCTTTATGGCTTATTTCAAATTGACCTATTGCAATTCCTCTCTTTTAGCATCTGCCCATTCCTGTACCATTTCTTCGAGTACGTTTAAAGGCACTGCTCCATTCTTTAGAACCACATCGTGAAATTCCCTAAGATCAAAATCCTCTCCTAACCAGGCTTTTGCTTCTTCCCGAAGCTCCACAATTTTATTCATTCCAATTTTATAAGCTGTAGCCTGCCCCGGCATCACAATATGGCGCTCAACCATTTTAATACAATCTGTCTCGGCATTTGGAGTGTTGTTCTTATAATATTCAATACCCTGTTCACGGGTCCATTTTTTGGCGTGAATACCGGTATCTACTACTAACCTGCAGGAGCGCCATAATTCCATTGCCAGCCTTCCAAAATCTGAATAAGGATCTTCGTAGAATCCTATTTCCTTGGGCACAAGCTCGCTGTATAACCCCCATCCTTCAACATAGGCAGTATAAAAATTAAACTTTCTGAACATAGGAATGGTTTCAAGTTCCTGGGCAATGGCTATTTGCATATGGTGCCCGGGAATACCTTCGTGGTAAGCCAGGGCTTCCATTTGGTAAGTAGGCATCGCGTTCATATCATATAAATTGGCATAATAGGTTCCCGGCCTGGAACCGTCTAAAGCGGGCTGCTGATAAAAAGCCTTTCCGGCACTTTTCTCCCTGAAGGGTTCAACGGCTTTCACAACAATATCTGCAGTGGGTTTTATAAGGAAGAGCTCGTCAAGCTTTCCCTTCATTGTTTCAATATACGCGGTAGCTTCTGTGAGATATTGTTCTTTCCCTTCGGGAGTATTAGGATAATAAAATTGCGTGTCATTCCGCATAAATTCAAAGAAATCCTGCAAACTGCCCTCAAACCCCACCTTTTCCTTAATCACTTCCATTTCTCCATGAATCCTTGCAACCTCACTCAAACCTATCTCATGGATTTCATTAACATTAAGGCCTGTAGTAGTGATCCTTTTAAGGCGGTTGTTATAAAATGCATCTCCCTTTGGGAATTTCCAGGCTCCATGGTCTGTAGTCGCCCTTTGCTGCTGATCTTCCAGCAGGGCGATCATTTTGGTATAAGCCGGTTTAACCGATGTAAGGAGTGCTTTTTCAGCATCGGCCAGGAGTTTTCTTTTTACCTCGTCTGTTATATCGAGTTTATCAGTCTTGGCTTTAAAATCTTGCAGAAGGGCGCTGGATTCACTTGAACTTTCAAATGGTTTCCCTTTAATCACATTGTGAGAAGCTTCAAGCACCTTTTCAAAAACAAATTTGGGAGGTAAAATGCCATTTTGTTCCCTTATTTTCATACCCTCAATAGCCTGGTCAAATACCTTGGGAATCCCGTTAAGCCTTTCTATGTATGCCCGTGCATCCTGTATGGAATCTATCCTGTGCATATTAATAAGAAATGCAGGGAGGTTGGTATGATACCCGTTCATTTGATTTACGGGATAATCATAGAACCTAAAATCATAATCTTCAATTTGATTGTTCAATTCCTGCTTATAGAGGCGGTAACTTAAGGCAGTTTCCTTATCCAGGGCTTTTTCATCTACATTTTCCTTCAGGTATTTCTTTCTGGATTTTGCTTTTTCCAGGTCTTTGGCATATTTAAGGTGTGAAAAATCATCCCACTTACCATAATTGGTTTTTCTACCCAATTGGGTTTGCATCATGGGAGATTCCTCTACGTCTTTTTCAAATTCGGCGTCAAAATATGCATTTAATGCTGCGGAAGATTCGGCGATCTCACTATCCTTATAATCGCTGGTATCTTTATCTTTTTTGCAGGATATTGTAACAGCAATAACCATAAATACCAGCAGCAATTTTAACCTCTTTCCCATCTCAATACTATTTTTCTAACACTGAAAATTTAATAAATGAATCGCCATAAACCGTGTGGGACTCTTTTGTAAAATCTTCCTTTTTAGCTTCGAAGATATTTGGCACATAGGTTTGCGGATTAAGATCTATAAGCGGAAACCATGTACTTTGCACCTGGATTTGAAGTTTGTGGCCCTTTTTAAATGTATGATTTATGTCCTGTAAATTAAACGTAACATCTGTTTTCTTATTGGGTACAAATGGTTCCGGTTTTTCAAAACTGTTCCTGAAACGTCCCCGCATAACCTCGCTTCTTACCATCATATGATAATTACTCATTTTTAAGTGGTCCATGGTCTCCTCATAATCCTTTGAATCGTGAGGGTACACATCAATTACTTTCACCACCCAATCTGCATCTGTACCAGTAATAGCCACTTTTAGATGTGCTTCTATAGCGCCAACCAGGCTCATGTCTTCCTCAAGAACCGGGGTTTCAAAAACCAACACATCTGGCCGGCGGGCTGCAAATCGTTGATCTCCGGTCATATATTTACGCGGAGTAAATACGGCCTTTATTTCATCATTATAAGGAACAGGTTTTTTGGGATCACTTACAAAAGACATTTCAGCCTCTCCCGGCTCATTGGTTAGTTTTTGATCATCACCCAGGTAAAATATTTTATTTTGGGTATTTTGAGGAGGCCAGGTTTCAAATGAATTCCATTCTTTTTTTCCCGTATCAAAAATATAAGCTTCGGGTAATCCAGATTCTTTAGTACCGCTTCCCTTAAGAAAATGATTAAAGAATTTAGTTTCTATATTTTGCTGGTAGCCTTCAGAAATATCATCACCAAAATAAACATTTCCAACCGCCTGCCTTTTGGTCCTGCGCGCCCAATCTCCGTGGCTCCATGGCCCAAATACCAAAGTGTTATAGTTATTGCCGGAGCTTTCAATATTTTTATAGGTCTCAAAGGGGCCATAAAGATCTTCTGCATCAAATAATCCTCCCACTACCATTACCGCGGGTTTAATATCCTTTAAATGCTGGATTACTCCCCTGGATCTCCAAAATTCATTATAATTTGGATTTTCTTTCAATTGTTGCCAGAAGATGTTGTCTTCTTTGTAATATTCATCAAGATTACTTAATGGTCCTTTATCCAGGAAAAACTGGTATTGATCCTGGGTTCCAATATCGGGAAGTTCATACCAGGCTTCTGTCGTAGGGCTTTCCTTATCATACCCAAATAAAGTCGTTGCCCTCCAGTAGCTTAAGAGATAAGCACCATTATGGTGAAAATCATCAAAGAAAAAATCCCCTATCCCTGCCTGTGGCGATACCGCTTTTAATGCCGGATGGGCATCCAAAAGCGACATAATAGCATAATGCCCGGGATATGAGATGCCCCAGGTACCAACCTTTCCATTGTTGTTCGCGGCATTTTTAATTAGCCATTCAATAGTGTCATAGGTATCACTGGCCTCATCTGCCTGTTTCCGCTTTTTATTGGGAATATAGGCTCTCATGTTGTCATAGGAACCTTCGCTCATCCAGCGGCCCCGCACATCCTGGTACACTATAATATTACCCTCCTGCATGAGATAGTTGTTGGGGCCAATACTAGACCTGAACTGATCTTTCCCATAAGGCCGGGAACTATAAGGCGTGCGCTGCATAATTATAGGATACTTTTTTGAAGTATCCCTGGGAGTATAGATCGTAGTATGGAGTTTCACCCCATCGCGCATAGTAATATAAACCTCCTGCTTGCTATAATTATCTTTTACCTTATAATCTTCGGTAGTTTGTGAAAAGAGTGGAAAGGATAAGAAAAGACTTATGAGGGCAACATGTAGGGAACGGGAAAATTTCATGGAAACGGGATTTTTAAATAGTTTTAAACCAACCATAGGGGCTGTTCATTCTTAATTATCTTGATTAAAGGCCCTAAGATAGAAATTCCCTATATATCCCGCTAAATTTAATTCACTTCTCCTGCGTCTTTAAATTTCTGAAGGCCTTCCTTAAGCCAGTTTAAATATTCTTTTTCATTGGGAGTATAGCCAACCGGAGGGTTTAAAAGATTTACCTGAGGGTCGAGTAAAACATAGAAGGGTTGGGAGTTATTCTTGAAATTCACCGTTTGGAAGGTAGCCCATTTATCTCCTATGGTTTTTATTTTTTTAATGCCACCTTTTTCACGCACATAATTGAATTGATCCTGTTCGGGAAGTTCCATCCTGTCATCTACATAAAGGGATATTAATATGAACTCATTGTTTAGCATGTCATAAACCTCCGGCTCACTCCATACCTGCTCCTCCATTTTACGACAGTTCACACAGGCCCAGCCTGTGAAATCAAGGATTATTGGCTTATTTTGCTCTTTCGCAGCTTCAAGCCCTTTATCCCAGTCTTTATATGCTTTTAAACCTAAGGGGCCTTCTGTTTCCTTTTCATAGATACTGTAAAACAGTGGAGGTGGGAATCCGCTCAGGAGCTTTAGGTTGGCAAATGGAGTATTGGTAAGTCCCGGTATTAAGTAAAGAACGAACAGGAAAGTTATCGTTCCCAATCCAAACCTGGTTTTGGAGATCTTTTGCCGGGGACCATCGTGTGGGAACCGTATTAAACCAAAGAGGTACAACATTAATCCAATCGCGATAATTATCCAG encodes the following:
- a CDS encoding Hsp20/alpha crystallin family protein — encoded protein: MSLIKRNEANWLPSVFDDMFKTDWLGGTTNVNSIGTSIPAVNIQETDDNFMVEVAAPGKTRDDFNIELDNDILTISSEEKKEMETSDKSGRYTRKEFSYSNFKRAFSLPETVNNEMISASYENGVLLINLPKKEEAKVQAKRMIEIS
- a CDS encoding alpha/beta hydrolase, which encodes MESKYEHTTGGTFTPLLFLICFHMAGFSQSTASSNVSIIKVYSSQLETEKNIWIYLPASYQSSTQKNYPVLYLQDAQNLFDKSTSYAGEWRVDETLDSLNLDMIVVGIEHGNAKRIDELTPYAHPEHKGGNADNYLNFITKTLKPYIDSQYRTKPAAASTFIGGSSLGGLFAFYSILKHPEIFSKAMVFSPSFWFSEEIFTLARNINMEELSSTKIFFRAGHKESETMVPLMMQMRQILIDNGISMCDVNSKAVFEGTHSEKFWASQFPEAALWLISN
- a CDS encoding CocE/NonD family hydrolase; this translates as MKFSRSLHVALISLFLSFPLFSQTTEDYKVKDNYSKQEVYITMRDGVKLHTTIYTPRDTSKKYPIIMQRTPYSSRPYGKDQFRSSIGPNNYLMQEGNIIVYQDVRGRWMSEGSYDNMRAYIPNKKRKQADEASDTYDTIEWLIKNAANNNGKVGTWGISYPGHYAIMSLLDAHPALKAVSPQAGIGDFFFDDFHHNGAYLLSYWRATTLFGYDKESPTTEAWYELPDIGTQDQYQFFLDKGPLSNLDEYYKEDNIFWQQLKENPNYNEFWRSRGVIQHLKDIKPAVMVVGGLFDAEDLYGPFETYKNIESSGNNYNTLVFGPWSHGDWARRTKRQAVGNVYFGDDISEGYQQNIETKFFNHFLKGSGTKESGLPEAYIFDTGKKEWNSFETWPPQNTQNKIFYLGDDQKLTNEPGEAEMSFVSDPKKPVPYNDEIKAVFTPRKYMTGDQRFAARRPDVLVFETPVLEEDMSLVGAIEAHLKVAITGTDADWVVKVIDVYPHDSKDYEETMDHLKMSNYHMMVRSEVMRGRFRNSFEKPEPFVPNKKTDVTFNLQDINHTFKKGHKLQIQVQSTWFPLIDLNPQTYVPNIFEAKKEDFTKESHTVYGDSFIKFSVLEK
- the uvrB gene encoding excinuclease ABC subunit UvrB → MKFTIKSEYKPTGDQPQAIKQLVGGIKKNDQYQTLLGVTGSGKTFTVANVIEEVQKPTLVLAHNKTLAAQLYAEFKQFFPDNAVEYFVSYYDYYQPEAFIPSSGTYIEKDLSINEEIEKLRLSTTSSLLSGRRDVIVVASVSCLYGIGNPVEFKKNVVSIQKDMRISRTQLLHKLVQSLYSRTEADFNRGNFRIKGDTLDVFPSYADNAFRIHFFGDDIEEIEAFDPISNAVVEKYDRLNIYPANMFVTSPDVLQGAIREIQDDLVKQVDYFQDIGKHLEAKRLDERTNFDLEMIRELGYCSGIENYSRYLDGRLPGTRPFCLLDYFPDDYLMVVDESHVTIPQVHAMYGGDRSRKETLVDYGFRLPAAMDNRPLKFEEFEALQNQVIYVSATPADYELQKTEGVYVEQVIRPTGLLDPIIEIRPSLNQIDDLIEEIHVRADKDQRVLVTTLTKRMAEELDKYLKRINIRCRYIHSDVDTLERVEIMNDLRRGIFDVLIGVNLLREGLDLPEVSLVAILDADKEGFLRSNRSLTQTIGRAARHLEGRAIMYADKITESMQKTMDQTDYRRTKQIDYNAKNNIKPTALVKAFNETLIKRKEEAYKIETAPTLKAAEKETAYFSKDQLEKRIRAKRKEMETAAKDLDFMTAARLRDEIKMLQEKTKTLA
- a CDS encoding DUF2254 domain-containing protein translates to MKQLYNKLLRILRIIKSKIVFYPTVFAVIGIFFAFIIMYLENLGISRYLLDNLPILVVDNGDTALTILSAIITGLISMMVFSFSMVMLLLSQASSNYSPRLLPGLISDKSHQIILGIYLGTILYCIFILFSIQPTGDKYQIPGFSVLLGILFTVVCIYAFIYFIHNISENIQISKILDKIYVVAKTNLQNLIKEENTNKFPFPDTTDWKEYYTENSGYLQNISIPNLIGICKENNFKIHVLPVNGIFVLKGIPLFRASKELDKKTIQKILENFNFSRGELVQDNYVLAFKQITEIILKAMSPGINDPGTAINGIDYLSELFSLRMYKNDRNIIVRDDEAFLRINTVDFDELLYNVMAAIRTYCKHDIILIQKLMLMFRYLKMQPVENKKLYDCIDREAQTLINDARESLTNKRDLEKVQELISNFESKGHGK
- a CDS encoding DUF885 domain-containing protein, with translation MGKRLKLLLVFMVIAVTISCKKDKDTSDYKDSEIAESSAALNAYFDAEFEKDVEESPMMQTQLGRKTNYGKWDDFSHLKYAKDLEKAKSRKKYLKENVDEKALDKETALSYRLYKQELNNQIEDYDFRFYDYPVNQMNGYHTNLPAFLINMHRIDSIQDARAYIERLNGIPKVFDQAIEGMKIREQNGILPPKFVFEKVLEASHNVIKGKPFESSSESSALLQDFKAKTDKLDITDEVKRKLLADAEKALLTSVKPAYTKMIALLEDQQQRATTDHGAWKFPKGDAFYNNRLKRITTTGLNVNEIHEIGLSEVARIHGEMEVIKEKVGFEGSLQDFFEFMRNDTQFYYPNTPEGKEQYLTEATAYIETMKGKLDELFLIKPTADIVVKAVEPFREKSAGKAFYQQPALDGSRPGTYYANLYDMNAMPTYQMEALAYHEGIPGHHMQIAIAQELETIPMFRKFNFYTAYVEGWGLYSELVPKEIGFYEDPYSDFGRLAMELWRSCRLVVDTGIHAKKWTREQGIEYYKNNTPNAETDCIKMVERHIVMPGQATAYKIGMNKIVELREEAKAWLGEDFDLREFHDVVLKNGAVPLNVLEEMVQEWADAKREELQ